A single window of Streptococcus cristatus ATCC 51100 DNA harbors:
- a CDS encoding DUF6287 domain-containing protein, with product MKRSKFILLTATALLSAFLLAACSSKPSTEASSSTSQSSKISSSSKSSTKPSAKQSSASNSVTSSSTPQTSSDQSVPSQTEKPVENKTSADSNTSPTPAAPVAPTTSGMDINALANGDFSSITGTWQDDLGNRLVFDANGLLSHTYRGNESSDYTLTNSQVYEGKFGAFLTHKSGNQVASFTAIPKGARLYDTGSENPKERILVGQDFTYASQHPYYRVAN from the coding sequence ATGAAACGTAGTAAATTTATTCTATTGACAGCCACTGCCTTACTCTCTGCTTTCCTGCTCGCAGCCTGTAGTTCCAAACCTTCCACAGAGGCTAGCAGTTCTACCTCTCAGAGCTCTAAGATCAGCAGTTCTAGCAAGTCTTCTACCAAACCATCAGCTAAGCAAAGTTCTGCTTCTAACTCCGTGACATCCTCTTCAACGCCTCAGACATCTAGCGACCAGAGTGTTCCCAGCCAGACTGAGAAGCCCGTGGAAAACAAGACTTCAGCAGATTCGAACACGTCACCAACTCCAGCTGCCCCAGTGGCTCCAACAACTTCCGGTATGGATATCAATGCTCTAGCAAATGGTGATTTCTCTAGCATTACTGGTACTTGGCAAGACGATTTGGGCAATCGGTTAGTCTTTGATGCAAATGGCTTGCTGTCCCATACTTACAGAGGAAATGAGTCAAGTGACTACACTTTGACAAATAGTCAAGTATATGAAGGTAAGTTTGGAGCGTTTTTAACTCATAAATCAGGGAATCAAGTGGCCTCCTTCACAGCCATTCCTAAAGGAGCTCGTCTTTATGATACTGGAAGTGAAAATCCGAAAGAACGCATTTTAGTGGGGCAAGATTTTACCTATGCAAGCCAACATCCCTACTATCGCGTAGCGAATTGA
- a CDS encoding DUF6287 domain-containing protein → MKRSKFILLTATALCSAFLLAACSSKPSTKVNSSSTSETSKTSSLGESSTKPSAKQSSASNEAKASSTTKLSSDQSVSSQAEKPVENKTSADSNTPTTSGIDVNALANGDFSSIAGTWQDDLGNQLVFDANGLVTLQRNNGETLNHNAIYNGHVEGDKFRADFGYNGAGSSDPLFVVPVGVALPLNGAPAPKEQIMLGSDAISSAQHPYYRVAN, encoded by the coding sequence ATGAAACGTAGTAAATTTATTCTATTGACAGCTACTGCCTTGTGCTCTGCTTTCCTGCTCGCCGCCTGTAGCTCTAAGCCTTCCACGAAGGTGAACAGCAGTTCCACTTCTGAGACATCTAAGACTAGTAGCTTAGGCGAGTCCTCCACCAAACCATCAGCTAAGCAAAGTTCTGCTTCCAACGAAGCAAAAGCATCTTCTACTACTAAGCTTTCTAGCGACCAGAGTGTTTCCAGTCAAGCTGAAAAACCCGTGGAAAACAAGACTTCAGCAGATTCAAACACTCCAACAACTTCCGGTATAGATGTCAATGCTCTAGCAAACGGTGATTTCTCTAGCATTGCAGGTACTTGGCAAGACGATTTGGGCAACCAATTAGTTTTTGATGCAAATGGATTAGTAACATTGCAACGTAATAATGGTGAAACATTGAACCATAACGCTATTTACAATGGTCATGTAGAAGGAGATAAGTTTAGAGCTGATTTTGGTTATAATGGAGCAGGCAGTAGTGATCCTTTATTCGTTGTTCCAGTAGGCGTAGCATTGCCACTTAATGGTGCTCCAGCGCCTAAAGAACAAATCATGCTTGGAAGTGATGCAATCTCTTCTGCACAACATCCCTACTATCGCGTAGCAAATTGA
- a CDS encoding kinase — MAKLVIIRGNSGSGKSSLAKKLQAHYGQGTLLIAQDTVRRDMFKEKVEPGNLSIDLTETLARFGYEHDLLVLVEGFYETDIYGHMLERLRNLFGSQTLAYCYDLTFEETVRRHQTRAKQEEFTPADMRRWWKDRDFLGWEEESFFRDEDSLEAAFERIVQDLEKI, encoded by the coding sequence ATGGCCAAGTTAGTCATCATTCGTGGCAATTCCGGCTCTGGCAAATCGAGTCTGGCTAAGAAACTGCAGGCACACTATGGTCAAGGGACTCTTTTGATTGCGCAGGATACAGTTAGACGGGACATGTTTAAGGAAAAAGTAGAGCCGGGAAATTTGTCTATTGACCTGACAGAGACATTGGCACGCTTCGGCTACGAACATGATTTGCTGGTCTTGGTAGAAGGTTTCTATGAGACAGATATTTATGGGCACATGCTAGAGCGTTTGCGGAATTTATTTGGTTCTCAGACTCTAGCCTATTGCTATGATTTGACTTTTGAAGAAACCGTTCGCCGCCATCAGACCAGAGCCAAGCAAGAAGAATTCACCCCAGCTGATATGAGACGCTGGTGGAAAGATCGAGATTTCTTAGGCTGGGAAGAGGAATCATTCTTTAGAGACGAAGATTCCTTGGAGGCAGCCTTTGAGCGGATCGTTCAGGATTTAGAGAAAATTTGA
- a CDS encoding CoA-binding protein, producing MTYHFQNPSDGVVKRYLETSKVIAVVGLSDREETTSNRVSKEMQARGYRIIPVNPRAAGSQIFGETVYASLKDIPFPVDIVDVYRRSEFLPDVARDFLEADAKIFWAQLGLENEEAEQILRAAGHDDIVMDRCIKREHTRLILGE from the coding sequence ATGACTTACCATTTTCAAAATCCCAGTGACGGCGTTGTCAAGCGCTATCTAGAAACCAGCAAGGTGATTGCTGTTGTCGGTCTGTCTGACCGTGAAGAAACGACCAGTAACCGTGTGTCCAAGGAAATGCAAGCGCGAGGCTATCGCATTATCCCAGTCAATCCGCGGGCAGCAGGCAGTCAGATTTTTGGTGAAACAGTTTATGCCAGTCTCAAAGATATTCCTTTCCCAGTGGATATTGTCGATGTTTACCGTCGTAGCGAGTTTTTGCCAGATGTGGCGCGTGATTTTCTGGAAGCAGATGCCAAGATTTTCTGGGCTCAGTTGGGCTTGGAAAATGAAGAAGCTGAACAGATTTTGCGTGCAGCTGGTCACGACGATATCGTCATGGATCGCTGCATCAAACGCGAGCATACTCGCTTGATTCTAGGCGAATAA
- the polA gene encoding DNA polymerase I, translating into MENKNKLLLIDGSSVAFRAFFALYNQIDRFKSPSGLHTNAIYGFHLMLNHLLERVQPTHVLVAFDAGKTTFRTEMYADYKAGRAKTPDEFREQLPFIREMLKHLGIHFYDLAQYEADDIIGTLDKMAEKTAVPYDVTIVSGDKDLIQLTDENTVVEISKKGVAEFEEFTPAYLMEKMGITPEQFIDLKALMGDQSDNIPGVTKIGEKTGLKLLLEYGSLENLYENIDQLKASKMKENLINDKDKAFLSKTLATINTQAPIEIGLDDLVYKGPQVEALSKFYDEMGFKQLKAQLGTGQEPVEVKPIEFTKVTEVTADMLAPEQFFYFEILGDNYHREEIVGLAWGDSRQIYVGTSDLLQQPLFQKFLTKTALKTYDLKRAKVLLSHYGIELPAAAFDARLAKYLLSTVEDNELATIARLYGQTILPTDDEVYGKGAKRALPEQEQLFENLARKIQVLLETEEPMLEQLRAHNQLDLLLEMEQPLAFVLAKMEIAGIKVERETLQGMQVENEKTLESLTQEIYDLAGQEFNINSPKQLGTILFEDMGLPLEYTKKTKTGYSTAVDVLERLAPIAPIVSKILEYRQISKLQSTYIIGLQEAIAADGKIHTRYVQDLTQTGRLSSVDPNLQNIPVRLEQGRLIRKAFVPEWADSVLLSSDYSQIELRVLAHISQDEHLITAFQHGEDIHTATAMRVFGIEKAEDVTPNDRRNAKAVNFGVVYGISDFGLANNLGISRKAAKDYIETYFERFPGIKNYMETIVREARDKGYVETIYHRRRSLPDINSRNFNIRNFAERTAINSPIQGSAADILKVAMINLDRALTEKNFKSRMLLQVHDEIVLEVPNDELTAVRQLVKETMEAAIELAVPLVADENAGQTWYEAK; encoded by the coding sequence ATGGAAAATAAGAATAAGTTATTATTAATCGACGGTTCGTCCGTTGCTTTTCGCGCTTTTTTTGCGCTTTATAATCAAATCGACCGTTTCAAGAGTCCATCGGGCCTGCATACCAACGCCATTTATGGATTCCACCTCATGCTCAATCATCTCTTGGAGCGCGTGCAGCCGACTCATGTCCTAGTAGCTTTTGATGCTGGCAAGACGACCTTCCGGACCGAGATGTATGCTGATTATAAGGCTGGTCGGGCCAAGACACCGGATGAATTTCGTGAGCAGCTGCCCTTTATCCGAGAAATGCTGAAGCACCTAGGCATTCACTTCTATGACTTGGCTCAATACGAGGCGGATGACATCATTGGAACCTTGGACAAGATGGCTGAAAAAACAGCTGTGCCTTACGATGTGACCATTGTCAGTGGCGATAAAGACTTGATTCAGCTGACGGATGAAAATACCGTGGTGGAGATTTCCAAGAAAGGCGTAGCCGAGTTTGAGGAATTTACCCCAGCCTACCTCATGGAAAAGATGGGCATCACACCAGAGCAGTTCATCGACCTCAAGGCGCTGATGGGCGATCAGTCGGATAATATCCCCGGAGTGACCAAGATCGGTGAGAAGACTGGTCTCAAGCTCCTCTTGGAGTATGGCTCTTTGGAAAATCTCTATGAAAATATTGACCAGCTCAAGGCTTCCAAGATGAAGGAAAATTTAATCAATGACAAGGACAAGGCCTTCTTATCCAAAACTCTAGCTACCATCAATACTCAGGCTCCGATTGAAATCGGGCTGGATGATTTGGTTTATAAGGGTCCTCAGGTAGAGGCTCTGAGCAAGTTCTACGACGAGATGGGCTTCAAGCAGCTCAAGGCTCAGCTAGGAACTGGTCAAGAGCCGGTAGAAGTCAAACCAATTGAATTTACCAAAGTGACTGAGGTGACAGCAGATATGCTGGCACCAGAGCAATTTTTCTATTTTGAGATCTTGGGCGACAACTATCACAGGGAAGAGATTGTCGGTCTTGCCTGGGGGGATAGCCGTCAGATTTATGTCGGCACCAGCGATTTACTGCAGCAGCCTCTCTTTCAGAAGTTTTTGACAAAAACAGCTCTGAAAACCTACGACCTCAAGCGGGCCAAAGTACTGCTCAGTCATTATGGTATCGAACTGCCAGCAGCAGCCTTTGATGCGCGCCTAGCCAAGTATCTGCTTTCGACGGTCGAAGACAATGAGCTGGCGACTATTGCTCGCCTCTACGGCCAAACAATCCTGCCGACTGATGATGAGGTTTATGGCAAGGGGGCCAAGCGTGCTCTGCCGGAGCAAGAGCAGCTCTTTGAGAATCTAGCTCGTAAAATCCAAGTGTTGCTGGAAACAGAAGAGCCGATGCTGGAACAGCTCCGCGCCCACAATCAGCTGGATTTGTTGCTTGAAATGGAGCAGCCGCTGGCCTTTGTCCTAGCTAAGATGGAGATTGCGGGGATTAAGGTCGAGCGGGAGACCCTGCAGGGCATGCAGGTGGAAAATGAAAAGACACTGGAAAGTCTGACGCAGGAGATTTATGATCTGGCTGGTCAGGAGTTCAATATCAACTCACCTAAACAGCTGGGAACCATTCTCTTTGAGGATATGGGGTTGCCGCTGGAGTACACCAAAAAGACCAAGACAGGCTACTCGACAGCGGTGGACGTGCTGGAGCGTTTAGCACCGATTGCACCGATTGTGTCTAAGATTCTGGAATACCGTCAAATCAGCAAGCTCCAGTCCACTTATATCATCGGACTGCAGGAGGCGATTGCGGCTGACGGCAAGATTCACACTCGCTATGTTCAGGATTTGACTCAGACGGGCCGCTTGTCTTCGGTTGACCCGAACTTACAGAATATCCCCGTTCGTTTGGAGCAGGGGCGCCTCATTCGCAAGGCTTTTGTACCGGAGTGGGCAGACAGCGTGCTACTCAGCTCGGATTATTCCCAGATTGAGCTGAGGGTGCTGGCTCACATTTCGCAGGATGAGCATTTGATTACTGCTTTTCAGCATGGAGAAGATATTCACACGGCCACAGCCATGCGGGTCTTTGGTATTGAAAAGGCAGAGGATGTGACGCCTAATGACCGCCGCAATGCCAAGGCTGTCAACTTCGGAGTAGTCTATGGCATTTCCGACTTCGGACTGGCCAATAATTTGGGTATTTCCCGCAAGGCTGCCAAGGACTACATTGAGACTTATTTTGAGCGTTTCCCAGGTATCAAGAATTATATGGAAACCATTGTCCGCGAAGCGCGTGATAAGGGCTATGTAGAGACTATTTACCATCGTCGTCGCTCCTTGCCAGACATCAATTCCCGCAACTTTAACATCCGAAATTTTGCGGAGCGCACAGCCATTAACAGCCCGATCCAAGGATCGGCCGCAGACATTCTCAAAGTCGCTATGATTAATCTGGATCGAGCTCTGACAGAGAAGAATTTCAAGTCTCGCATGCTCTTGCAGGTGCACGATGAAATCGTGCTGGAAGTGCCAAATGACGAGCTAACAGCCGTCCGCCAGTTAGTCAAAGAAACCATGGAAGCTGCGATTGAGCTGGCCGTTCCACTAGTGGCTGATGAAAATGCTGGCCAAACTTGGTACGAGGCGAAATAA
- a CDS encoding YcxB family protein, whose protein sequence is MFPITIPTLVTEEVYQRFAWAVFLRGKRFLLNMFILIGILSLYLIFLPDNLKRFSFFIVLFTSLIVFPIMYFGTDFQIRKAYRKTPFWKDMEQTLIFEKDKFSVKSKRGEFLYSYDDIVKVFHTKEDFYIMLGPIVGFPIEKKNCTPEALEFLLELHIEHM, encoded by the coding sequence ATGTTCCCAATAACCATTCCAACTCTTGTGACTGAGGAAGTGTATCAACGATTTGCTTGGGCTGTTTTCTTACGCGGGAAAAGATTTTTGCTGAATATGTTCATTTTGATAGGAATTCTATCTCTCTATCTTATCTTCCTACCTGACAACCTGAAGCGATTTTCTTTCTTCATCGTGCTATTTACATCTTTGATTGTATTCCCAATAATGTACTTTGGCACGGACTTTCAGATAAGGAAGGCCTATCGAAAAACTCCTTTCTGGAAGGATATGGAGCAAACTCTTATATTTGAGAAAGATAAATTCTCTGTGAAAAGCAAACGAGGAGAGTTTCTTTATAGCTATGATGACATCGTCAAAGTTTTTCATACTAAGGAAGATTTTTATATCATGTTGGGACCAATTGTTGGTTTCCCTATTGAAAAAAAGAACTGTAC